ACTGACgacattgattatgaagaaaggCAAAGGAACAGGGGCAATGGAGTTGAGATACTCAGTATGCATCTGAATGATGTTAACGATGATGGTTCGTCAAACGACATAGATAATGCTGTGGCAGATGAACTTTCTCAATTTCATCATGGCGGAGGTGCTCGAGTGGAACTGATTAATGCATCTTCCGATACAGAGAACTGTGGTTGGAAGATTCCAAGAAATAGATGGTTCTTTGCGGCTGCAGTTGCTCCTATTGTCAGTGTGATAGGCATCTCTCTCATGTTATGGTTAGGCAAGCCTTCGGTGAATGGAGTATGCTCAGGTGGCCACATTCCCTGCCGCAAAGAGAACAGCCAAAGGAGATGGTGGTCGTTCTTATAACTTGTTATGTAATGGTCGAGTTGTGCCACTGAcagatatataatatatttcatCCAAAGTGGTGTGTAACCCTTTTTTTATGTTTTCCTTTGGAAATTCCGAAATCCAGCCTCGTATTGTCGGGGCACATTAGTTGTCATTTCAATCGAACACAATTATTAATTTGTGTATGCATGTATCTTGGGGGCACGCTTAGTCCGCCGTTTGTTGTTTCCTTGTCATTGGCTACAAGGCGTTTAAACTGTGTAAGATTATGGGCTTTATATGAAGAAGTGAAAAGGGGTTgaatttcatttatttattttcgtacaataaataattaaataagagTAAACAACCAAAATCTTTACATGGAAAGGCCTTTGCTCTAACAATGTGAATTATGAGCATTAACCAGGAGCTTTGTAGCATCTGCTACCGTTCTATGATACTAGTCCAGGTCGATTCGTCAAAACAACTACCGCGAATGCCATCTTATTGTGATACATTTTAAAAGAGCAAGTGGAGATAAAGAATAATCCATCCAGCCATTGAGAAAATAGCAAATATATGAACCCAGAATAATATACCAGCTGCCTCCCGCCCACATCCTCTCAGATTGGCAACAGCACCTGTGAATGGGGGGATGGAAACATCGTTCTTAACTTACCGGTTGATCCCAAATCAAAGTTCAATCGAGTTAAATATAGAAAATGTCATGTTGTCTTCATACTATGTTTACCTGCAAGCACAGACGAGGGCATTGTGTGCTGGAGGAGGAGGACAAATCTGAACATTTTATCATTCGGGGGAAGAAAACCGAGCTTGTCAGCTAGCATGACAATGCCAAGTCCAGTTGGAGGAACCAAGACCAGTCTCCCAAACACAATAGCGACGGTAGTTCGCAAACCAAGTTTTGAgctacctggtcctgaaaggcAAATCATATCCTGGAATCACTTGATTTGATCAGGCACCACGAACGAACTACTATAGGTTATTGAAGGAATTTTGCTACAATAACTCGACTAAATCATCGTGTACAGTACTTCTAAATCATCGTGTACAGTACTTCTAAGTGCCAATTTAGATAACATACATACCATCCACTAGATTGCCTCCTAAGGCCAGCAGTATGCATGGAATCATCGCCTCCCTGATaatcaaatatattaaaaataataatagcatTTGCAGAGTTTATATAATGGGTAAAGCCAGGCCCACCAGGTCGATTTTTGTGGTATGGGTATATAACCACGGACAATGAACAAATCAAACACAAAGTATCACGAATATGTAATGATCAGTTAACCTATAGAAAAATGCATCCATGATTTCAGATGGAATAGAAATTTTTCAATACCACCCTGAGCTTGAACTAAAACCTATTTAGAGGAAAAATCATACCTTTTCCCTGGTTGATgggattaatttttttgaaaaaaatgaaCAAATGATTCAAGCCAACAAGTCCATTAGTTAAGTATGTTATCTATCCTCGTTTTGGGGTATCGGACAGACAAATAAGCACATCAGAACCAGAGGTTTTCTGTTTTAGCGCATTTCATGCCCAGTCTTCAATAAGTTAATGATACCAGAAAAACAAAGCCAAAGTAATCCTCCAGTTATGAGAAAATtagttcaccaatgtaaaataATCGAAGTAATATAGTCAAAAGGTAAATAAATAACTAGATAGATTCACACTGGGGAAAGAAAAGCATACCCAAGAATCATACAGCTGTCAGTGAAAAAATAGAAAGGAGCATCCGAAGTAAAGATTAATTTCTTCAAAACAGGGACACATCCTATAAATATGGCAACAACCtgcaaaatatataatttcacGAGGAAAGCAATTTGTTAAATACAAAATTTCATGGAAACGCAGTCGACCAAAACAATGGGATAGCCAGATTTTCTAccaaaatattcaaaatgaggaaCAGTGAATTAATTCTATCCTCACCCTGTTTATTGTCAATACCCTGATGAACATGCCTAATTGCAAATCAACATGTCTGCACATAAAATCAAGTTGGAGAAAATCTGTTGTGAAATTCTATTCTGGATCCATTTTGGAAACTTATTTTGAAATTAAACTTCTTAGTGGGTGTAGTCTAAAAATAGAAAGTAAGAACATTGCAACAAGGAAAAAGGAAACTTATAATTCAACATCTAGAAAGTGCTGCTGAAGAACATGATAATTTTTACTAATGCAAATAATCAATTTTGAACTGGTATTAATGATTGACAATGATAACTAACTTCCCAGTCAAATGTTGCGaaccataaaaaataaatactaTGAACAACATCAGCTGGACCAAGCAATAGAGTAATAAGAAAGCTAATAAAAGATAAGAGAAACTGATCTTACAGAAGCAATAATTGGTGGTTGAAAGATTTGCTTGAGCTTCAATTTTTCATATATAATGTTTAGAAAATGTTTAACCTGCATGGCAAGACAGCAGAAggcaaaataaaattaatggcAAAACTTATACCGACAAATCCAACCATCTAAATAAACTTCATCGCATGTCTCACTTTTGCATTATAGGCAGCAACGAGGTCAACAGGACATTTTCAAAATAACTAAATCTAAGGCTTATTGTGGACATCACTCTTTACAGTTTTTTGAGATGTCgaaattacaagacgaataatAGCTAGCATAAGCACTAAATGGTGGCTTTTTTTACTTTGTGACTAAAAAAATACCGGACACACGCAAATATTCATACAGCTTTAACACTAAAAATGATGGGAAACCTTTGTGTTCTATAGTTAGATAGAGGCAAAATTATATCTTCATTAGATCTTGGATAAGAAAATGAAACTAACATAAGTTCTTCAGTTCTCACCTTATCTTTTTTAGTATAGCTAGAATCATTTGAAATAGCCTCCTCCATAAGTAGAGGAACATTCTCAGGAGAACTATCTTTAGCAGCAGAGTTAGAGCTTATCCTTGTAGGATTATTAACAGGAAGTTTTTCATCTTCAACGTCAAATGTACCACCAGGCGGCGGTGCTAGCATATTAAAAACATATGTATATACAACAATTGCACCAACCTGTGGGCAAAAAAATTGCATAGTTACCATGTGGGCCAAATTTTGCATAAAGTTGTTGAAAAGGCTTAAAGCCATATTGGCTTATGGTTGAGTGGTGTGTGCTTTTTCAGTTTTGATGCTAAGCATCATGATGTCTATCTTGGATATATTTCCAAAAAAAGCAACAACTACACAGAAGAGGAAACATGTGAAAGGCCTCAAGGGTCTGTGTAGCTCCAAAAGCTGCAAAAGGTTGGATGTGGTTTTCTTCATTTAAAACTGGTGTATTCGCGGAATCTGAGCTGCAGTAATCATGGGACTAAATAAAGCAACGACTTACCCATTGACCGAATGAGATGTAAGCATTTCCATCTTGAGAACATTTACTACTGTCCCCGAAAGGATTTGACTTATCTTGACACAATGCAGCAATCAAGACAAGAGGCACATTTCCAATATTTCCTGAGAGCAGAGAAATTCCACTATTCAGCTTTTAGATTCATGTCCTGATGTAATAATTTTAAACCTATTTTCAACCCAAACTTCAAAATGTGACAACAAGTGCTCATTGTAAGACATGCCACTCGGCTTGACAACAAGTAATCATACGGATTAAAATGTGTTAATTTTATGCATCAATTATCATGCTAGTGTCCTATCCTTGAATCATGGGGATTACTCGCAACAAACAATTATAGTAGCGACCTTTATGAATCAATTGACACGCATCTTGTTCTTCTCACCCTAAAATTTTGGAAATGATATTATTAAACCATAGATGACAGTAGAATTTGAACAAAGGAAGGAAAATTAAATTATCTTCACTTTAAAACATTCATAATTATATTATGGTGATAAATTGGTGTCATGTTTGTCCCTTCTTTTTGCAATATCTCAAGAATAAGCTATCGCTTGTGATAAAAAGCACCCAGCTGAAATCTCCATCAACAACGAAGCAACAAAGTCACATTCCTAAAACTTCTAACGAACCTCATACTGCTACAGGAATGAAATTAACACTGGAATATTTACCGATTCCAATTTGTATTATGGTAAACTTGAAGAATGGGTAAGGAGGACGAGCAATGCATGCAACAAGAAGCCCTATGATAGAGCCTGTTATAGTGGCTATAACAACATTAACAGGAATAAACCACCTGCAAGACAAGAACATGGATCGAGCACTTAAATCGGTCATTGCTATTTAAGAAGAGTGAATAAATGATACAAAATCCTTACCATTCAATCATTTTTTGAAAAGTGATTGCTTGTCCTAGTTGAGAGAATATCAAACATGGGAGCAGAAGTGAGAAGACGAGCTGCGTCAAGTCATACAAACAATAACAACTGATGAGAAGACAGACATAAGATTCAAATCTGGAGAAAAATCTATGTTGTCCACTTACCCCATTTAAAAGTTTCCTTCCATTAGAAGGTAAGATGTTTACAAACTTCGAGGCCATAAGAAATCCAAGGAAACACATGGTAAAAACTTTTGCTATGGGCAGAACAGCAATCTTGATGCTTCCAAGCACCGACGTTCCACCCCTGGGTGGTTCAGTTAGGACCTGAACCAGAAACCTTTGCATTCTATTCATCATCTCCtctccttcaaaatattttaagcTTCAAATTGTAGCAAGAAATAGTTCTTCTTGAGAGTTGCGGTTGAGAAGTCCCCGCTGGATATGTATGTTTAACGTAACTTTCTGTGTCCACAaatattcaaaagaaaaaaagagtTATTGGAAAGCAGGAAAACATCATAAAGAGAAATCGTggatagaaataatattttttctcaaTACACATACATATGTCGTATTCTAATAAAAATCCCGTCTTTAAGACAGAACGAATCAAAAAGGGTAGGGAAAAAAAGGGACCCGATAAACCAATAAAAAACGGAGGCAAATCATAACGTCGGCGACGAATTAGGAACAGCGAGGAGGACATACAGCTGAAAATACCCCGACAGTTGAACTACACAGCAGGCTGGCGGTGGCAGGCCCTGATATTCCTATTGCAGCAGCCACGCAACAAAATACACATGTTCCTTTTCTAACAATAGTAACGCCAACCACGAACACTATTCCTTGTGGGAACCGAACAATGTAAGAACGATAGACTTGACAGACGTATATAATATATAGGGTTCGGTACAAACCAATAATCACAATGACGATGTTACTTAACGATTCCTTCTTATAGTCAAACTCTTCCAATTCCAGAACAGAATCATCCGGTTTCGAAATCAACCATCCCCACTTGTTCTACCGAAGTTTCTCGCGAGTGGGATCCACCGAACCCCACCATATGCTGTGGTTCTTGTGGCGTAGGAACCTTCCTCGTGATGCCAGGCGTTGCTTTTGCTTCGACGTTACGAATATTCAATCGATAATCGATTAATTAATGTGACTTTCCATGGAATAGAATAGTGCCTGACCTTTCGATGGCGACTCTGcgtttattttttatatctgGACCTGCGTGTTTCTTTCCCTCTATTAATTACTGATAATGGTTCCATTTTGTCTTGCTCCAAAAAAATAAGAGAAATAAATCACTAATCCCATTTTTGTCAAATAATTCTCCAGACATCATGAGAAATAAACCGATAAAATACTCGATTGcggtttattattttattcacaAAAATTCACGTAAAACAGTTTCATATATCAAATTTTTAtgtcatatattttatttgggtcatcctatgaaaaattattattttttatgtcaaaaatattactttttattgtaaatatggacaGAATTGATATGTTTTATCGTCTCCTGATAGACCTActgttaatttattttacgagAGTCAATCCGCAGCAACCCACCATTGGTGACTTGGGTGGCCGTCATTTGTATGAGTCAAAAAAATGTCGACCATAACTCTTTAATTTTTAGTTATATTGTGTGGGTCGTGACTGTTGTCACAACCCACTGTATGATGTGGTCGGCCTACCCGTTATTTGGACGAGTCGAGAAATTATAGATCCAACCCGTCTATTTGACATGACCGGAGCAATCCAACCGGACAGATCTAGCCATTTTGATAGATCTACTAGATGAGATGAGGAGCTTTTTTTATGTAATGTTTGGATAGTTATATAATTTGTTGTGGAAAGTATATATggacattttaaaatttatacacATTaactataaattttttattttttcgcatATTTCACATCAATGTTGACATCTCTATTTTCCATTCTCACCTTCATTTCtctctaaaaatttaaacatattttatattttcaaattttccaaTTGGTTTGATGGATACAGTTTGTGTTATCTTATCTTTAGGCGTTGATATTATTATTGGAAACATCTAATTCGAATATAGTAACTGACATGTGATACCGATTCGAGTATTATGATCTACTAGTTTGCTGGATATGATTCAAGTTGTTTGTACAGTAATTCGTTCATAACACTGCACATAATCATCAACGGTTTCTCTTGATCTCTTATGTCGTTGATCTTATACAACGTACCTAGACTTTTTATTCCACATAAGAATTGCatttttattatattcattACATTATGTATTGCGATGAATTATCTTTGTGATATTGCACAAGTTATCGTAAGTTGGAAAAGACCGGTCTCATTTTGAATCGTCGCATCATACGATTGAGATTATGCATCTCTACAATCTCGAAGCAGATCAACGGACAAAAAATCGTCAGATATCATTATCGTATGAATCAATAATAATTTCTACATTCATATATTTTTTCTACATACGATCTATTCGAActggaaaaaaataataataattatacaatattaaataataataaaaattaaatataggtcatttaataataaaaaataactcAATATTGTTCATATGATCAAAACAATCCCTTATAATTATTAGCATGTGTGTCGATATACGAGTGAAATTAAATACAAATTTTCACCTAATACATGGAAAAATATGATTATATATtcgaatatttaaaatattttatactaTGACATCagttttcaaaatattattgtGCAGCATAGAGAGCAACTGGAAATGTTTCGAGGTTACGAACATACGCAACAAGAGATATACCATGTCTGTCgggattaaaaaatataatcttGCTATATGCCTATATCtctcaaatattataaataaactaaaagatgtataaaataataaaatatattatatatatatatacatgccggATATTTAAAGACCCACTTATATTAAACTTTTCTATACGGGTTTATAGCATAACTCGCGATATAAAAAAGCTAACATTGCACTATCCCAACTGTATGAGTTCACTCAATCGATACCACAGAGTAATTGCAAAAGCAAAAGCTCGACTTATTTTCCTTAGTAATCTAGAAATATTATTCTTCTAATTATCACCAACGCCACACATGGACTATATTTAACAACATCAATGTGTGATCTTTCATTATCAATACCCGTGGATTCACAATGAGCATGTAAAAAGATAATAAATAAGTAATTGTCTTTAAAATGTGATGGTAGATGTTCATATCCCAGCAACTCGAGACATGTATGTTACCATTTAGTGACTTTATGTGAATAATCTACTATAGTCACGTGCTCCCCATCAATATTTAAATTCCAAATAATATTAACATCTTGCAAAGTGATTGTAGCCTCATCACCTCTAAAATGAAATTGATGCGTCTCACGCGCCACCATTCAAAAAGAGCAGTAATAAGATAATTATCACAAACAAGAAAGCCATATTTTAGAACACCATATAACCTCATATAATTTAAATACGTCAACACATGATTGTGTATATTATCTCTAAGCTCATACAATATAATCTGAATGCTTAACTCATACAATATTATCTAGTTAATCAGATGTGTTGATTGTAAATATAGAACATTGTGATATTCTGAAACTCGACCATgtaacaaataataaaaatcataaattattattaaaaatatattaatatttaaaaaatataataaaaatattaatagctaaaatattttataatattaaatatgcatatatataacATCGGTGGATGATATAAGTTTCTCAGATTTTTATGAAAATTCACACTATATCTTAGAAATCCAAATACTAAAATCTGATCACATTAAATAAAGGTTGAAATATTTCAGATCACACCTATGTAAATATAAAACAATTATTGAAAAGTTTGGCGTATACCTATTTTTGTGTTTCATTCAGTTGTTGTCACATCGGTTTGTCTGCACcacaatttaataatttaaattaaattcaagGGAACGTTTGATTAACATGTATAGGCTAGATTCctcataaataataatttagaaCATGTTTTTTGTGATACGAtctcataaatttttatttgtgaagcatgtcaaccctaccgatattcacaataaaaagtaatactcttagtataaaaaacaatatttttcatagatgactcaaataaaaaatctatctcacaaaatatgatccgtgaaatcgtctca
This is a stretch of genomic DNA from Primulina eburnea isolate SZY01 chromosome 11, ASM2296580v1, whole genome shotgun sequence. It encodes these proteins:
- the LOC140804239 gene encoding protein PIN-LIKES 6-like, translating into MMNRMQRFLVQVLTEPPRGGTSVLGSIKIAVLPIAKVFTMCFLGFLMASKFVNILPSNGRKLLNGLVFSLLLPCLIFSQLGQAITFQKMIEWWFIPVNVVIATITGSIIGLLVACIARPPYPFFKFTIIQIGIGNIGNVPLVLIAALCQDKSNPFGDSSKCSQDGNAYISFGQWVGAIVVYTYVFNMLAPPPGGTFDVEDEKLPVNNPTRISSNSAAKDSSPENVPLLMEEAISNDSSYTKKDKVKHFLNIIYEKLKLKQIFQPPIIASVVAIFIGCVPVLKKLIFTSDAPFYFFTDSCMILGEAMIPCILLALGGNLVDGPGSSKLGLRTTVAIVFGRLVLVPPTGLGIVMLADKLGFLPPNDKMFRFVLLLQHTMPSSVLAGAVANLRGCGREAAGILFWVHIFAIFSMAGWIILYLHLLF